The Vibrio tapetis subsp. tapetis genome segment CTGTTGGTTTACTTTGTTGTCTTCCACAACCAAAACACACCCTTTATTGTTTGTGGATATCGCCAATTCTTGCGTGATCGATCTTTGCGTGGGTGACAAGTGTGCATCATTGTTAACTGAGGAGTGATCGGGTGTCTGCGTAGACGACAAACTCGTTAGGTCATCGTCTACCGCCTGAATGCTCTCGAAGGCATTCACTAAAATATTTCGAAGCCGATGGCCAAATAAAGGTGTCGTAATGATGCCGACAACCAATTTATCCAACTTACTGACGCCGGATCGATTGTTGGTGCAGATGAAAATGGTGCTGTTTAATGGTAAGTCAGCACGCACTTGGTGAATCATACCGTCGGCGTCATCCCTCTGGCATATAATCACGCCATCATAGCAACTTAGATCCAATGAGGGCGAATACGTTGCAGCTTGAACAACCGAAATCCCTTGATAGTTCAGCTCCGAGAGCAATAAATCGGCATACGGCAAGCCATTATCAAACATTAAAAATTTCATTCCGACCAAACAGGTTAGCTGTTGTCGAGCCTTCACTACCTCAACATCGATCAGAAAACTAAACGTACTACCGACGTCTTTTTCTGATTTAACAACCAAGCTGCCATTCATCATTTCAACCAACTGATGTGAGATTGAAAGCCCCAAGCCAGTACCGCCAAAATCTCTGGTTATCGAGCCATCTTCTTGAGTAAATGGAGTAAAAATTGCCGTTTGTTTGTCGGCATCTATTCCTATCCCCGTATCACTGATTGCACAATATAATTGGCCTTTACTTTCATCTATAGGGTCATACTTCAACATTGCTTTAATTGAACCATTCAAGGTGAATTTAACCGCATTGCCTAATAGGTTCAGTAGTATCTGCCGCAGCCTGTGCTCGTCTAATTTCACTTGGGGTAACAAGTTCGGGTCGATATCAACGTTTAAGGCTAATCCTTTCTCTTGCGCTTTAGGCATCACAATCGAAAGTGTGTCGTACAGCAACTCTTTGACATTGCAATCGCTTTTGACCAGGACCAAATTACCAGATTCGATTTTAGACAGGTCTAACACGTCATTAATGAGCATTAACAAAGTTTGAGATGAGGTTTCAATGGTTTGTAAATATTCAATCTGAGCGGGGTCGAGTTTGGTATCGGCCAAAATCGAAGACATCCCGATCACACCATTAAGAGGAGTACGAATTTCATGGGACATATTGGCTAAAAAGGCACTCTTGGCAATATTCGCTCTCTCTGCTTCCTCTTTGGCCAAGACTAAGCCATCGTGATTTCGTTGCCGATCACTTAACAAAATATTGAGTTGAGTACTGAATATCGTTAACTCATCATTACCATTCATCGGCACTCTCAGGGCATTATTTTGGGTTGCCTCAACCTTGCCTAAGGTATGAATAACCAATGAAAGATAATTAATAATTCGTCTGGATACGTTCACACCGAGATAACTAAAAACCAATAATGAAAAAATAATGACAATCGATAAAACCAACACCATTGTGTTTTTAGTTTCTATTCGTTTATCGATATCTTCAATTAAGCTTTTGGACACTTTATTGACTACAAACTGTATTTTTTCATACCGCTTATCAAATGCAGAAAGCCCTGTTTCAATGAGTTTTTCCGTAATTTTCCCATCTAAAATGGCTTGTCGTAATTGATAACTCTGGATAAAAGCGGGATCAGAAAATGCGTCCCTTAATAGTTTTATTTGTTCGGCATCTGCATTGATAGATATAAACCGTTCAATAGTAAATTGCTGTCGCTCAGCTACAGACACCAACTGCGTCAATTTATCTTGGTCTGTAGGCGTATTTAATAACTGCCTCACGTGGCCATTTTCTTGCTTAGACCATAACGAAAGCCATTGTAATTGATAGAGAACATCGAGTTTTTGTTCAATATTGATATCTTCGATATCTAGCCAAGACTTTTCCAACAACGTAATGAGATGCTCATTGCTTTCATTGATCCAAATAGACCATTCGCTCAACTCCTCAACGCTCAGGTCGGGATACTCACCAACGGTTTCTGCAAGCTCATTGATCGCTTGGGTAACGTCATCTTGTGATTCTCGTTTAAACGCCAACGGTACCAACTCTTCCAATGCCGCTAGTTCTCGCTGCAAGCCTTGTTCAATGCGTCGATAATCATTCGATTTAGATGAAGGGCTATTGACACTGAGAGCGTGAGTTTGTGACGAATATGATGATACGCCACTCAAAAGAGAGATCCGGTTAGACACCAAATTAAGCTCTTGAATGTACTGATACGATTTATGAATTTCTAAGCCAGCCAAAACGCTACTGATTGCTAACGGGAGGATCACCAAAACTAACATCTTAGTTTTGATTGATATCCTGTCTATCAGGCTCATACACGCTCCTTTATTGTGAACATGAGCAGATTTTTTATTATTGTATTTGTGGTTCTAATATTTAGATCTAGTCTTAATACTAGAACTAATCATGATGGCTGGAAAGAAATTAAATGCCAATGGACTTTCGCACCTTAACTCTATCTATTGGTAGATATTTTATAATATCCCTTTGGTTACTATTGTTCCCGACGAAATTGTTAGCTGACGACATTCAAGATATTGAATTTGCAGTCTTTTCAATGAATGGAGAAATACCACAACTCAGTAAGAATACCGCTAAGATGATATATAAAGGGCGAACAAAAAAACTCAATGGCAGTATTAAAATCGTTCTTGTTGATTTACCAGAGTCATCCATTCACAGAGAAGAATTCTATAAAATGCTATTAGGCCGCTCAATATCGCAAATGAATGGCTATTGGGCCAGCCGCTCATTTTCAGGTAAAGGACACCCACCCGAAGAGCTTGATAGTGACGATATTAAAGCCATTATCCAATGGCTTAATCAGAACCCAAATGGGATCGCCTATGCGCCTGTCGATAAAGTACCCGAAAATGCCAATATTTTGGTGACTATTTTGCAAGGAGGTAAGCAATGAAATTACGCTACCTTTCTTTTGCGGTCATGACAGCAAGCTTGCCGACTCACGCTGCGATAGAACTGGCTGATGGTTTAACCTTAAGCGGCTTTGGTTCTACCTCCATCACTCGTAGTGATAACGAAAACGCCTTGTTCGTTAATCGCCAAATAGGCGATAGCACATGCTACGACTGCGACACAATCTTTGGTCTTCAGGTTGATTATAATGCCACCGATGAACTGCGCTTTTCCACTCAAGTAGTGAAGCGCCCACAAGACGAATGGTCAGAACCTGAGTTGGAATGGCTATATGCTAGTTATGAATACAACAATCTAACGGGCCATATCGGCCGTCAACGTTTACCGCTATTTTTGGCATCCGAGTACTACTTTGTTGGCCATGCTTATCTTTGGGCAAGGCCACCGCAAGACGTCTATGACAGTATTTTAGGGTTTACATCTTATGATGGCATTTCTATCGACTGGCAAACCTTCTTGTCTGACTCACTCGAATTAATTGTGACCCCTTTCTATGGCATTTCCTCTGTTGAGACCATCCCTTATGGTCTAGTACAGCTCGAATTAGAGAGTGATTATTCTGTCGGTCTCGCCATCGACTTAACAGGGGTAGATTTTCGAGTACATAGCGCAATTATGCACAATCAATACCAAATTCAGAAAAGGCCCACCGAGCAGCTGACGATCTACACACTTGGCGGCACTTACTCATTGCAACAATGGCAGATAATTGCAGAAATAGAACACGATGACCAACAGACCGCGTGGAATACTAGCCTAGCTTATCATTATGATGATTGGTCGCCTTATATCACCTATGGCGAAAGCCACCATAGACGCAAAGCTAACAATACGATCATTGGTATAAGACACTATTTAACGCCGCAGGTATCCATCAATGCTGAATGGCAAACCGTAAGGATGACTCAAGAGGCATACCAAGACGGGCATAATGGCCACTTCGGGTTCCCTCCTATTTACTCCGGTTCAGACAAAGACGCCAGCTTATATACCGTCATGGCAAACTTTGTTTTCTAGCGTTCATTGACACATCAAACTTATATTCTGGTTTTACCTGAGTATTGCCTTTCGAAAGTGATGTTTCTATTCAATTGCGTCACCTAATAACGAAAAAAAGCGGCTCTTCACATACGATGAAGGGCCGCGCTACTTAGATACTCTTTGTTAGATATTCTTTGAAACTCAATTAAGGCAATCGCGTAATGATTGCTTACGCCTTAAACTGGCCTAACAATCCACTGACTTCCGTACCAACACGATTAAGCTGCTCGGCTGATTCTGTCGTCTCGATCGATTGCGTCAATGTTTTATCTGAAATATCAGACATTGTATTAACGTTAATGCTTACTTCATCTGCAGCTGTTGCTTGCTGACCTGCTGCACTGGAGATATGTCCAATCGAATCATTGATTTGTGCAATAAACCCATCGATAGAGGTCAGTGACTCCTCTGCTGATTGCACCTGAGCAGCCGTTTCTTCCGCACTTGCACGGCTCTTCGTCATGGCTTGACTGGCGCTTTCAGACCGCTGCTGTAAGCTAACAATGATGTTTTGAATTTCCTGTGTCGACTCTTGAGTTCGTGAAGCTAATGAGCGAACCTCATCTGCTACGACCGCAAATCCACGCCCTTGTTCACCTGCCCGAGCGGCTTCAATTGCAGCATTCAAAGCAAGTAAATTGGTTTGTTCGGCGATACTGCGTATAACATCCAACACGGAACCAATTTGTTCACTATCAGCGCGTAGCTGCTCAACGGT includes the following:
- a CDS encoding ATP-binding protein, which encodes MSLIDRISIKTKMLVLVILPLAISSVLAGLEIHKSYQYIQELNLVSNRISLLSGVSSYSSQTHALSVNSPSSKSNDYRRIEQGLQRELAALEELVPLAFKRESQDDVTQAINELAETVGEYPDLSVEELSEWSIWINESNEHLITLLEKSWLDIEDINIEQKLDVLYQLQWLSLWSKQENGHVRQLLNTPTDQDKLTQLVSVAERQQFTIERFISINADAEQIKLLRDAFSDPAFIQSYQLRQAILDGKITEKLIETGLSAFDKRYEKIQFVVNKVSKSLIEDIDKRIETKNTMVLVLSIVIIFSLLVFSYLGVNVSRRIINYLSLVIHTLGKVEATQNNALRVPMNGNDELTIFSTQLNILLSDRQRNHDGLVLAKEEAERANIAKSAFLANMSHEIRTPLNGVIGMSSILADTKLDPAQIEYLQTIETSSQTLLMLINDVLDLSKIESGNLVLVKSDCNVKELLYDTLSIVMPKAQEKGLALNVDIDPNLLPQVKLDEHRLRQILLNLLGNAVKFTLNGSIKAMLKYDPIDESKGQLYCAISDTGIGIDADKQTAIFTPFTQEDGSITRDFGGTGLGLSISHQLVEMMNGSLVVKSEKDVGSTFSFLIDVEVVKARQQLTCLVGMKFLMFDNGLPYADLLLSELNYQGISVVQAATYSPSLDLSCYDGVIICQRDDADGMIHQVRADLPLNSTIFICTNNRSGVSKLDKLVVGIITTPLFGHRLRNILVNAFESIQAVDDDLTSLSSTQTPDHSSVNNDAHLSPTQRSITQELAISTNNKGCVLVVEDNKVNQQVVSLVLDRAGYTFEIANHGKEALVMLQQGGRYCAILMDCMMPIMDGFTATELMRGWEKEQGFSRTPIIALTASVLDQDIEKCFTSGMDDYVAKPFKKEFLLEKLAEHA